From Corticium candelabrum chromosome 13, ooCorCand1.1, whole genome shotgun sequence, a single genomic window includes:
- the LOC134188869 gene encoding uncharacterized protein LOC134188869 has protein sequence MGKALTKHERLNERSDQIEAPEGVTTGSPSLFRPAIFDALEGKSKILISGCGGGFDVFAGLPLYFALRHAEVDVFLGNLSFTALRSVKGRRPTELSMEIRHNTKHSITSNGYFPEYHLCQWLKNELQDDVVIYAFDRETGAKQLTSSYESIVKTHSIDAIILVDGGTDSLMFGDELSLGTPHEDSTSIAAVTAIKNVDTKLLVCLGFGVDSYHGVCHSHFLENTSSLITDGAFLGATSILKETKEAQLYIQAYDYVKSQMMPSIVSSSISDAIRGCFGNYHSNHRTKGSELYINPLMGMYWCYRLEGVARRMKHIDRLMETESVAEVDNVITTYRATVETKRQPVQLPM, from the exons ATGGGAAAGGCGTTGACTAAACATGAGAGGCTGAACGAGAGGTCGGATCAGATTGAGGCCCCGGAAGGGGTCACGACAGGGTCGCCCTCGTTGTTTCGTCCGGCAATTTTTGATGCGCTTGAAGGCAAATCAAAGATATTGATTAGTGGGTGTGGCGGAGGGTTTGATGTATTTGCGGGTCTTCCTCTTTACTTTGCTCTCAGACATGCAGAAGTGGATGTATTTTTGGGAAATTTGTCCTTCACTGCATTGCGGAGTGTGAAGGGTAGACGGCCAACTGAGCTCAGCATGGAG ATCCGGCATAACACCAAACATTCCATCACATCAAACGGCTACTTCCCCGAATACCATCTCTGCCAGTGGCTTAAAAATGAGCTCCAAGACGACGTCGTTATCTACGCATTCGATCGCGAAACGGGTGCCAAACAATTGACATCCAGCTACGAGTCAATAGTCAAAACACACAGCATAGATGCTATCATACTCGTAGACGGTGGAACGGACTCTCTAATGTTTGGTGATGAGTTATCGCTCGGAACGCCACACGAGGACAGCACAAGCATAGCTGCAGTGACGGCCATAAAAAATGTTGACACCAAACTTCTTGTCTGCCTTGGGTTCGGAGTCGATTCGTATCACGGTGTTTGTCACTCTCATTTTCTCGAAAACACGTCATCGCTCATCACTGATGGAGCCTTTCTTGGAGCTACGAGCATCCTGAAAGAGACGAAGGAGGCACAGCTTTACATCCAAGCGTATGATTATGTTAAGTCACAGATGATGCCGTCGATTGTTAGTTCGTCTATTTCGGATGCAATTCGTGGATGTTTTGGGAATTATCACTCGAATCATCGGACGAAGGGATCGGAGCTATACATCAACCCTCTGATGGGAATGTATTGGTGTTATCGTTTGGAAGGTGTTGCACGCAGGATGAAACATATAGACAGGTTGATGGAGACTGAGTCAGTAGCAGAGGTTGACAATGTGATCACAACGTATCGAGCGACAGTGGAGACGAAACGGCAGCCTGTACAACTGCCGATGTAG